A segment of the Candidatus Sumerlaea chitinivorans genome:
TTGGCCAGAAAGCGCGAAGAGCATGTCCCACAGCTCACGCCGTGCCACCGGATCGATGCCCGCCGTGGGTTCATCCAAGAAGAGCACTTGTGGCCGATGCATGAGCGCACACGCCATTGCCAAGCGCTGACGCCAGCCGCCCGAAAGCATTCGCGCAAGGCGATCGCAATAAGGTGCAAGGTGCATGAGCTCTAAAAGCTCCTCGCGTCGCTGCGCCAGTTCGCGGCCTCGCAACCCATACAAACGGCCAAAAAACGTGAGATTCTCGAAGACGGTCAGCTCATCGTAGAGCGAGAACTGTTGGGACATGTAGCCGATGAGCCCCTTGATGCGATCCGCTTCACGTTCCACATCGTGACCCGCAATCCACGCGCGACCAGCGGTGGGGCGAAGAACGCCGCATAGCATCCGGATGATGGTTGTCTTTCCCGACCCGTTGGGGCCCAGCAGACCAAAAATCGTTTTGCGCCTAACCTCAAATGTCACGTCGCGCACGGCAACGAATGATCCAAACCGACGCGTCAGGCCCTCACACCGAATGACTACGTCGTCAGTCATGGAGCGAAACCCTGCGCACGAATTTTGCCCGAACGCCGAAACTCCGGCGGAGGCTTTGGTACGTTGGCAAACTTTGCGGCAACGGTCATCCCGGGGCGGATCTGTGCCGTCGGGGTAAGGCGAAGCTTTACGGCGTAGACTTGCTCGATGCGATCCGCTGGCGTCTGCACGTTACGTGGCGTGAACTCAGCCGCGCGTGCGATCTGCTCGATGGTGGCGCGCACCGTGCAATCGGGCATCGCGTCGGGCACCACGATTGCCTCGTCGCCTACTCTCAGATAGCCTAACCATGTGGCTGGCACGTACACACGCACATAAAGATGATCCTCGAGAATGAGCGTTGCCACTTCGCGACCTGCGGTGAGTACGTCTCCGACCTTCACATTGAGCGACTCAAGCACGCTCGTGGTAGGTGGCGCGCATACGATGGTCTCGCTTAGCAAGGCTTCAGCTTCTGCAAGCTGAGCCCGGACCTGCGCAATGCGCTCTGGGCGAGTTCCCGCCACGAGCAGCTCATAACGTTTGTGCGCTGCTTCCGCGCTCTTTTCAAGGTACGCAGCTTTTGACTCGGCCGCGTCCAGCTCCGCCTGAGCCGTGGAGCCTTGGCGAAGCAGTTCACGAAGGCGCCGCACATCGCTGCGAGCGTAATCGAGTTCTGCGCTCAGCGCTTCCCATTCGCTTTTCGCTGCGGCGATCTCTTGTGGCCTTGGACCGTTGAGAGCTTCACTGAGTGCTGCACGCGCTGCTTCGAGCCGAGCGGTAAGTTCTGGCGCGTCGAGTTCCACGATGAGGGCTCCAGGGGGCAGTGTGTCGCCCTCTTGCCAATGGATACGCGAAACGCGCCCCCCGTAGCGGCTTCCCACGTGAACCTCGTCGCATTCCACTGTTCCCGAAAGTGGATATTCCCGCGAAGCCTCACCGATTCCGCGCCAGAAATAGACGCTTACTCCCGCAATTGCGAGAACCAAGACAAGTAGTCTAAAAAAGATCTTCATCCCACCCACGTGCTCCCTCTGCTCGTTGTGGGTCGTGAGAGCTTGCCACCGAAGTCACTCAACCTCATTCGATTTTTTCGGAGTCCAGCTTAAGCGTTCAACTGGCTTGGGTGCAACATGTGCTTTTCACCGAGCTTGTCTCACCGTCACCGCTGGCGGAGTCAGCGTACCCGCTCAAGGACTTCCACGCCTTATAACCACTACACGAAACTCACCCGACCCAGCACTCATTTTATCCCTTCAAACTTAGCCGAGATCAAGAATCGTAAGCCGCGCAAAAAATTTTCCTCTTGCAAGTAGCCAGGGAAAAGATGACCTTTAGATCATCATTTTTGCCTTGCGCCACAGCGTGATACCTGTGATATGGCACTGCAACGCTTCGAGCTGGAGTGAAGAATGATTGGTTTCTCGCAGACTGTGGGGTATGCAATTCGAGCACTTGCTTGTATTCCCTTGGTTGGGACGAACGAACCTGCTCGAATTGAGGAAATTGCCGAGTGCACTGGCATCCCACGCCCCTACTTAGCGCGCGTTCTCCACAGTTTGGCTCTCAAAGGGCTGGTAATAACAAAGCGCGGACGAACTGGGGGATTGTACCTTCCACGTCCATCAGAGGAGATCTCTGTGAAAGAGATCATTTTTGCGGTGGAAGGCCCGGAGGTTTTTCGCCGCTGTATTTGGGGAGTGGAGGAGTGTTCGGATACGCGAGGTTGCCCTGCCCATGAAATGTGGGTCCGCTTCCGCGAGAATCTCGAACGCCAGCTTGAGAGGATGACTCTCGCGCAAGTGGCGCAGTTCGAGAGAGTTCGCAGCTGTTTGGTGTGCCACAAGACCTCAGCGTGTGAAATTCCACCGACGAAAGGAGTCCAACATGGCCGAACGCAACTCAAACGACGCGGAAAGCACCGCGAACGTTGTGCGTGAGCCTGAGGCTGAGCATAGGCCGGTTCTCGATCGCCGCGAGTTCGTGCGCTTAGGAGCGATTACAACCGTTGGGGCTGCCGTCGTCGGATCTGCATTGATCTATGACCGATTGAACCCCCCAGCGAACGACGTGGAAGGCGAAGCTTCTATCCGCAAGCTGGATGGGCTCTCGGGCATTCCGTCGTCCGAGTCGGAAGACCTACTGGTGCGAATGCAGCGGGAGCTAGCCAGGGCTATGGCAAAGCCCATGGAGCAGCGCCAATGGGTCATGGTGATTGATACGCGCAAATGCGTCGGCTGCCATGCGTGCACGATCGGCTGTGTGGCGGAGAACAAGCTTCCGCCGGGGGTAGTGTACCGCCCTGTTGTCACCGAAGAAGCCGGGAAATTTCCGAACGTCCAGTTGCGCTTTACCCCGCGCCCCTGCATGCAGTGCGATGCCCCGCCTTGTGTCCCGGTGTGCCCCGTCAAGGCGACTTGGAAACGCAAAGATGGCATTGTCGCGATTGATTATGACAAGTGCATTGGGTGTCGTTATTGCCTGACAGCGTGCCCCTATGGCGCCCGAACCAGCGATTTCGGAGAATACTACACGGCAGGTGTGGCCGAGGGAGTACAGCGCAACGATCCTGATCGCCCGCTCGATGGCGCCCGAGCCCGGTACGAAGAGCTCCCGAATCACGAGTACCACAAAAAGTTTTCTCGTGCCAAACATGGCTCGCCCATGGGGAACGCCCGGAAATGCCATTATTGCTTGCATCGTTTGGAAGAAGGCATGTTGCCCATGTGCACCACCACGTGCATTGGACGAGCCACGTACTTTGGCGATGCTGCGGACCCGGATAGTCTGGTCAGCGAACTGATTGCAAAGCACCGATGCCAGACCCTTCTGCCCGAAAAAGGCACACGCCCGCGCGTTTACTACATCCTATGAGCCGTTGATAGCAGAAAGGAGCGACAAGACAATGAACAGCCTCGCCGATACAGTGTCAAAACGATTCGAGCCGGTCCCGCCTTCACTGCCTCTCAAACCTCTTCTCTGGCTGGTCTGGTTCGTTTCCGTCCTTGTCGGTGGCTACGGTGTTTACTTGCGACTGACGCAAGGTCATCTGCCTGCGGGGTACGGTTCGTACGTCCCGTGGGGACTTTGGATTGCCCTCTATTTTCATGGCGTGGGGATGGCAGGCGGTGTGTTTGTGATTTCCGCACTTGGCTATTTACTTCGCTGGCGTGGTTTTGCCCACGAACGTTCCCTTCGCTTAGCAATTGTGCTGAGTGTTGCCTCCATTATCCCAGCCTTTCTGGGGGTTTTCTTGGATCTTGGCCGCATGGACCGTGCCGTTCGCATTGCAGCACATCCCAATTTTACAAGCATGATGGCCTTCAACGCTTGGATGTATGGCCTGTATATGTGTGTTGCCGCGGTGATCTTCTTCCTGAGTTATCGTCCGCAGACGCCGTGGCTGCGCCCGCTTCTGTGCGTGGGTATGTTGTTATCCACAATGTTCCCCAGTCAGAGCGGAGCATTTTTCGGCGTCGTAGATGCCCGCAGTTATTGGCACAATCCGTTGCTACCTGTCTTATTCTTTACCTCGGCCGTCACAGCCGGAAGTGCACTCCTCCTCGTCGTCCGCTACATTGTGGGCGGAACGAGCTGTGCACAGAACGTCGCGGCCTTGCGGTCGCTCCGCAATATCACGATCGGAGGCCTTGTCCTTTACCTCTTCTTTGAGTTCGCAGAGATCTCGATTTCGTTGTGGAATCCAATGTCACATGCACCAGCCGTGGAGCTTGTGCTCTTTGGGTCTTACTGGTGGGTATTCTGGCTGATCCACCTCTTAGCAGGAGGGGTCGTCGCCTTTGTTTTACTGGTGCGGCGGCATCAGATTCTGTCGTGGGCAGTGGGGGCTCTGCTCGTTGCTGTAACGTTTGTCAGCGCTCGGTTGAATGTATTAATTCCCGGCCAAGTGGTTTCCGAGCTCCACGGACTTCAGGAGGCTTTTTACCATCCCCGGCTTCAGTATCTATATCATCCCACCGCGATGGAGTATTACGTCGGCTTATTTATGGTTGCCGTTGGTCTGACGATCTTCTTTGTGGGCTGGCGGATAAGCCAGCTTCTCGAAGCGACATCCCAGCCATCCCAGTCTAACACGAGGTGAGAACTATGTCGCAAGCAGGTGGATCAAAACGTCTGTCGCGTCGCGAATTCTTAGCGGGCGGTGCACTTCTTGGGTTTGCTTTGCAAGCGAAGGCAATGGCGGCAGGCCAAGGCGACGACTCGGTGGGGGTCGTCAAGAGCTCAAGGCCAGATGCCCCGTACGAGCTCGCAAAACCCGAAAACATAATCTATTCGGTGTGCCTCCAGTGCAACACCGGCTGTGGCATCAAGTGTAAGATTCAGGACGGCATCGTGGCGAAAATAGATGGCAATCCCTATAGTCCATGGTGCCTGCTGCCCCATCTCGATGAATCCGTCTCCGCGATAGAAGCCGCGAAGGTTGATGGTTCGATTTGTCCCAAAGGTCAGGCTGGACTGCAAACCGCCTACGATCCGTACCGCCTTCGCAAGGTGCTCAAGCGCGCCGGTCGGAGGGGCGAAAATAAGTGGATTACCATCAGCTTTGAGCAAGCGATTCGTGAGATTTGCGAGGGAGGGCGCTTGTTTGCCTACGTACCCGGCGAGGAAGATCGAGAGGTAGAAGGGCTAAATTCCCTTGTGGCTTTGCGTGACCCAAAAGTCGCGGAAGCCATGGCCAAAAAGATCACCGAGATTTGGAATGAAAAGGACAGAACGAAGAAAGCAGAGCTCGTGGCAGCATTCCAAAAAGAGTTTGCCTCGGAATTGGGCAAACTCATTGACCCCGATCATCCTGATCTCGGTCCGCGCAACAATCAGGTTGTCGTGGCGTGGGGGCGTGCGAAGGGTGGGCGTGGCGAATGGTTGAAGCGTTTTGCCACAGCGCTGGGCAGTACAAATGCCCATGGCCACACCACTGTGTGCCAAGGGTCATTATATTTCACCTGCAAGGCGATCAGCGAGCAATATGAGGGGGGCAAGTTCACAAATGGTCAGAAGTTTTATTGGCAAGCGGACACGGAGAATGCCGAGTTCATTCTATTCGTAGGCGCCAACCTCTTCGAAGCAAATTATGGCCCGCCAAACCGAACTGTGCGTCTGACCGAAAACCTTGCCTCCGGCCGGACGCGAATCGCGGTGGCCGATCCTCGCTTCTCCAAGTTGGCCAGCAAGGCTTGGAAATGGCTTCCCCTTCAGCCCGGGACCGACGCCGCCTTGGCTCTGGCAATGATTCGATGGATTCTCGACCACGAAAAGTACGATGCCCGCTTTTTGTCCGCTGCGAACAAAGTTGCTGCCAAGGCTGCGGGCGAGACGAGCTGGACCAACGCCTCTTGGCTTGTTGAGGTTAAGGACGGTAAGCCCGGCAAATTCGTACGTGCCGCCGATCATGGTCTTGCGACGGCCGAGAAACGTCAAACCAAGGATGGCAAGGAGTACGAGGAGAAATTCCTTGTCGTCATGGAAAATGGCGTACCGAAGGCCTTCGAGCCCAACGACGAGCAAAATCCGGTGGTAGGCGACCTTTTTGTCGATACCTCACTGCCTGACGGAACACATGTGAAGAGCGGGCTTCAGATTCTCGCTGAAAGCGCCCGCCAACATAGCATTGAGCAATGGGCAGAGATAGCTGGGGTACGCCCGCAAGACGTTATTGCTGTCGCCCGCGAGTTGACGAGTCACGGAAAGCGAGCCGTTGTGGATATCCATCGGGGCCCAGCGCAGCACACCAACGGCTTCTATAACGTGTTGGCGTGGATGACGCTCAATATGCTTATTGGCAATTACGACGCCAAAGGCGGGCTTATCAAAGCCTCCACCTACAACTACTTGGGCAAGGGTGGGCCGTACAATCTGGAAGCACAGCCCGGCGCCATAAAGCCTTTCGGCATTAGCTCCATTCGCCACGGCATTGACTACGAAAAGACGACACTCTTCGCCGGTTACCCCGCAAAGCGCAACTGGTATCCGTTGAGCAGCGATGTTTACGAGGAAATCATCCCGTCCATCGGTGATGCATACCCTTATCCGGTCAAGGCACTATTCTTCTACATGGGGGCACCGAATTACGCGCTCCCTGCGGGTCACACGAACACGGAAATTCTCTGCGACGTGAAGAAGCTCCCTCTCTTTGTCGCCTCGGATATCATCGTCGGTAGCACAAGCATGTATGCCGACTACATCTTCCCGGATTTGTCCTTCCTTGAGCGCTGGGAGTTTCAAGGGAGCCACCCCAATGTTCCGCAGAAAGTGCAACCCGTGCGCCAGCCTGTGATGGCGCCGATCCCTGAGGAGTGCACGGTCTTTGGCAAACGTATGCCTATCTGTTTCGAAGCAATGGTCCTTGGCATCGCCGAATACCTCAACCTTCCGGGGTTCGGGCCCAACGGTTTTGGCGAGGGTCTCGCTTTGGAACACCCGGATGATTTCTATCTGCGTGCCGTCGCGAATCTCGCATTTGGTGAAGCGAAAGATGGCAGTCAGGCTGTCCCAGAAGCGAGCGATGCCGAAGTGGAAGTATTCCTAAGAGCTCGCAGACATCTGCCCTCATACGTCTTTGAGGAAGCGCGCTGGAAGGCGGTCGCGGGCGAGCAATATTGGCGCCGGGTCATCACGGTTCTCAATCGAGGCGGACGGTGGGAGAGCTATTCCAAGGCGTGGAAAGGTGACAAGGTCGCACATCCCTATGCGGCCCTTCTTAACCTCTATCAGGAGAAAACCGCAGTTACGATTCACAGCGGCACTGGCCAATCTCATTTTCCGGTAGCCACATATGTTCCCATCCGGAGCTATACGGGCAAAGACTTGTCTGAATATCGTCAGATAGCTGGCAGGCTCCAATTGATCACACATCGCACGATCGTACAGACAAAGTCGCGCACGATCGTCGACCCGTGGCTGACCCCACTCATGCCAGAGAATGGAATACTCATTCACCCCAGTGATGCCGAAGCGTTGGGACTTAAGAGGGGAGACTTGGTGCGGGTCAAGAGCGCAACCAACCGCGAGGGAGTTTACCTGCTCGGTAATGGAAAGGGCAAACCCATGGTTGGAAAGCTGATTCCCACGGAAACCATTCGGCCCGGTGTCGTGAGCTTTGCCTTGGGGTTTGGTCACTGGGCCACAGGTGCAAGCGACCTCACCATTGACGAGCACACCATCCGCGGAGAAGCACGACGTGCGGCCGGCATCCACGCCAATGCTGCCATGTGGGTGGATCCAGACGTGAAGAATACTTGTTTGTTTGATCCTGTTGGCGGCAGCGTGAGTTTCTACGATACATGGGTTACGCTTGAGCGAGCGTGATGGAGGTCCAACAATGAAAATTCGCGTTCAAGATAGCTCTGTTCGATATCGCGTCACGCTGCGGGAACTCGAGGAACTCCAGAAGCAAGGAAGAATCGCGGCAGAGTGCCTAACGCCGGACGGTGGGACGTGGCGTTATGCGATTCGACTCGCTCCGGACTGTGAAGCAAGTCGGTTGGCGATCGAGCCGTTTGCGATCACTCTCGAACTCACGCCGAGTGATTTTCAGGAACTCAGTCGCCCAGACCGCGAGGGGGTGTACGTGCGCCGCGAGTGGAGCGACTCTGGTGGAGAGGTGCGCCGCATGATCGCATTTGTGGAGAAGGATCGTCCCGCAGCCACATGCGAGAAACCCGAAATGTGGATCTACGAGGGCCATGGTAAAGGGCCCCAGATTACAGTACCGATCTCATCCTCGTCAGAATGATGAGTACGAGGAACACTGAGTGCACTCGAGCACCTTCCCCGCTGGTGGGTGCCATCTTGGCAGGAGGGTTTTCGCGCCGCATGGGACAGAATAAAGCTGCCATGCGGCTTGTCGACGGCTGCCCCATGATCGAATGGGTTGCGCGGGCGCTTGAGCGAGTCACGCCGACGATTGTGGTCATCGGGTCTTCATCAGAGGAACGTTGCTTTCGTCCCCATGTACAAATGCTCAGCGATCTGCGACCCGGCCTTGGGCCTCTGGCTGGCATCGAGGCACTTCTGGTGAGCAATCTCGCTGATGCTTATTTAGTGGCCGGGTGCGATCAGCCCTTATTGTCACCCTTTTTGCTCGAAGTGTTGGCCCATGCGGCTGGCCATGCTTACTATGCGGAGGTATGCGTGATTCATTGTGGGAACAGTTGGCAACCCCTGCCGTCCGTGTGGCGTCCGGATGCACTTCGTTATGTTCGGAAAGCGCTCGATGCCGGCGAGTACCGACTCCAGCGTGTGATTGCTGATCTTCGACCGCACGAAATAGCCATTTCCCCAGAGATGTTTGCCACAGCGATCAGCATGAATTGTCCCGACGACCTTATCGCAGCCGGCCTATTGGAGTGCTAACCGAAAAGTGTTCGGTAAAGCGGGAGGCTGGCCCCGAAATGCTCCCGGCAGACGTTTTGTGGGGCGTTACGCTCGAGAAATGGCATTTTCTTCATCGAGGCCACCAAACGAAAGGCGCGACCCCGATCGCGAATAGATTTTGCTTCAGTCTTGCGTAACGCGACTGCCCATTGTCATGTTTACCACGCATGAGCTCAATCGTGTCCCCAAAACGAGATGAAGGCGAAGAGCGCGAAGAAGCTACGCTTCGACCGCGCACAACAGCCGAGTTTATTGGCCAGCGCCGCGTGATCGAGAATCTTCGCGTCTACATCGAAGCGGCGAAACGACGTGGCGATGCGCTCGATCATTGCCTACTTTTTGGTCCCCCGGGTCTCGGCAAGACCACCCTTGCCCATATCATCGCAAATGAGATGGGCTCAGACATCAAAGCCACAAGCGGCCCCATCATCGAGCGTAAAGATGACCTTGCGGCAATTCTCACGGATCTCAAGAAGGGCGACGTCTTGTTCATCGATGAGATTCATCGCCTGAACCGCGTCGTAGAGGAGTGCCTCTATCCGGCGCTCGAAGATTTCAAAATAGATATTCTCATCGGCGAGGGCCCTCACGCCAAATCCATTAAGTTGCATCTGCCGCCATTTACGCTGGTGGGTGCGACCACGCGTGCGGGAATGATCACCGCACCGCTGCGAAGTCGTTTCGGGATAACGGAGCGCTTGGAGTTCTACGGCGTAGAAGAAATGGAGCAGATTGTCCGGCGAAGTGCCCGCATTCTGGGCATCGAAATGGATGAGAGCGGTTGTCACGAAATCGCACGTCGTGCCCGCGGCACCCCTCGCATTGCCAATCGCATTTTGCGGCGTCTGCGCGATTTTGCCCAAGTCAAGGGCGATGGCCGCATCACCGGCGACCTCGCCAAGCATTCGCTCGCCCTTCTGGAAATTGACGAGCTGGGCCTCGACCTTCTTGACCGTACCTACCTCCTAACCATCATAGATAAATTTTCAGGCGGCCCCGTTGGACTCAACAACATTGCTATCGCCATTGGCGAGGACGAAGATACAATCGAGGACATGATCGAGCCATTTCTCATCCAGATCGGTTTCCTGCAGCGCACCCCCCGCGGGCGGGTGGCCACGCCTGCTGCGTACCGACATCTTGGCTTGCCAGAACCGAAAGTCACTCAACCGGAGTTGTTTTCGTGACCACGAAACGCAGCCGCACGATACAGTTGCTCATCGTCGTGTTCGCGCTGGTGGCTGTTGTAGTGTGGAAGGGGCAGACGATCCTAAGTGGATGGGAAGGGCAAGTCGCTGAAATCCACATGCCATCGGGCGGCCAAGGCAACGCCACCGTGGTCGTGCGAGACGCAAGCGGGCGATATTTCAATGTGC
Coding sequences within it:
- a CDS encoding Molybdopterin oxidoreductase iron-sulfur binding subunit is translated as MREPEAEHRPVLDRREFVRLGAITTVGAAVVGSALIYDRLNPPANDVEGEASIRKLDGLSGIPSSESEDLLVRMQRELARAMAKPMEQRQWVMVIDTRKCVGCHACTIGCVAENKLPPGVVYRPVVTEEAGKFPNVQLRFTPRPCMQCDAPPCVPVCPVKATWKRKDGIVAIDYDKCIGCRYCLTACPYGARTSDFGEYYTAGVAEGVQRNDPDRPLDGARARYEELPNHEYHKKFSRAKHGSPMGNARKCHYCLHRLEEGMLPMCTTTCIGRATYFGDAADPDSLVSELIAKHRCQTLLPEKGTRPRVYYIL
- a CDS encoding HlyD family secretion protein, translating into MKIFFRLLVLVLAIAGVSVYFWRGIGEASREYPLSGTVECDEVHVGSRYGGRVSRIHWQEGDTLPPGALIVELDAPELTARLEAARAALSEALNGPRPQEIAAAKSEWEALSAELDYARSDVRRLRELLRQGSTAQAELDAAESKAAYLEKSAEAAHKRYELLVAGTRPERIAQVRAQLAEAEALLSETIVCAPPTTSVLESLNVKVGDVLTAGREVATLILEDHLYVRVYVPATWLGYLRVGDEAIVVPDAMPDCTVRATIEQIARAAEFTPRNVQTPADRIEQVYAVKLRLTPTAQIRPGMTVAAKFANVPKPPPEFRRSGKIRAQGFAP
- a CDS encoding Holliday junction DNA helicase RuvB, with the protein product MSPKRDEGEEREEATLRPRTTAEFIGQRRVIENLRVYIEAAKRRGDALDHCLLFGPPGLGKTTLAHIIANEMGSDIKATSGPIIERKDDLAAILTDLKKGDVLFIDEIHRLNRVVEECLYPALEDFKIDILIGEGPHAKSIKLHLPPFTLVGATTRAGMITAPLRSRFGITERLEFYGVEEMEQIVRRSARILGIEMDESGCHEIARRARGTPRIANRILRRLRDFAQVKGDGRITGDLAKHSLALLEIDELGLDLLDRTYLLTIIDKFSGGPVGLNNIAIAIGEDEDTIEDMIEPFLIQIGFLQRTPRGRVATPAAYRHLGLPEPKVTQPELFS
- a CDS encoding ABC transporter: MTDDVVIRCEGLTRRFGSFVAVRDVTFEVRRKTIFGLLGPNGSGKTTIIRMLCGVLRPTAGRAWIAGHDVEREADRIKGLIGYMSQQFSLYDELTVFENLTFFGRLYGLRGRELAQRREELLELMHLAPYCDRLARMLSGGWRQRLAMACALMHRPQVLFLDEPTAGIDPVARRELWDMLFALSGQGMTLFVTTHYMDEAERCSHVAYVYQSQLIVCGEPDALKALPEVNPQGTQRLDVNCDHVTTALRIARQLPGVRSATIFGQSMHLLVDADFSEVTLRTRLRESGIHEVEIHPIAPSLEDVFVELTRIHTEKLTAGADV
- a CDS encoding Tetrathionate reductase subunit A, translated to MSQAGGSKRLSRREFLAGGALLGFALQAKAMAAGQGDDSVGVVKSSRPDAPYELAKPENIIYSVCLQCNTGCGIKCKIQDGIVAKIDGNPYSPWCLLPHLDESVSAIEAAKVDGSICPKGQAGLQTAYDPYRLRKVLKRAGRRGENKWITISFEQAIREICEGGRLFAYVPGEEDREVEGLNSLVALRDPKVAEAMAKKITEIWNEKDRTKKAELVAAFQKEFASELGKLIDPDHPDLGPRNNQVVVAWGRAKGGRGEWLKRFATALGSTNAHGHTTVCQGSLYFTCKAISEQYEGGKFTNGQKFYWQADTENAEFILFVGANLFEANYGPPNRTVRLTENLASGRTRIAVADPRFSKLASKAWKWLPLQPGTDAALALAMIRWILDHEKYDARFLSAANKVAAKAAGETSWTNASWLVEVKDGKPGKFVRAADHGLATAEKRQTKDGKEYEEKFLVVMENGVPKAFEPNDEQNPVVGDLFVDTSLPDGTHVKSGLQILAESARQHSIEQWAEIAGVRPQDVIAVARELTSHGKRAVVDIHRGPAQHTNGFYNVLAWMTLNMLIGNYDAKGGLIKASTYNYLGKGGPYNLEAQPGAIKPFGISSIRHGIDYEKTTLFAGYPAKRNWYPLSSDVYEEIIPSIGDAYPYPVKALFFYMGAPNYALPAGHTNTEILCDVKKLPLFVASDIIVGSTSMYADYIFPDLSFLERWEFQGSHPNVPQKVQPVRQPVMAPIPEECTVFGKRMPICFEAMVLGIAEYLNLPGFGPNGFGEGLALEHPDDFYLRAVANLAFGEAKDGSQAVPEASDAEVEVFLRARRHLPSYVFEEARWKAVAGEQYWRRVITVLNRGGRWESYSKAWKGDKVAHPYAALLNLYQEKTAVTIHSGTGQSHFPVATYVPIRSYTGKDLSEYRQIAGRLQLITHRTIVQTKSRTIVDPWLTPLMPENGILIHPSDAEALGLKRGDLVRVKSATNREGVYLLGNGKGKPMVGKLIPTETIRPGVVSFALGFGHWATGASDLTIDEHTIRGEARRAAGIHANAAMWVDPDVKNTCLFDPVGGSVSFYDTWVTLERA
- a CDS encoding putative transcriptional regulator of sulfate adenylyltransferase, Rrf2 family, giving the protein MIGFSQTVGYAIRALACIPLVGTNEPARIEEIAECTGIPRPYLARVLHSLALKGLVITKRGRTGGLYLPRPSEEISVKEIIFAVEGPEVFRRCIWGVEECSDTRGCPAHEMWVRFRENLERQLERMTLAQVAQFERVRSCLVCHKTSACEIPPTKGVQHGRTQLKRRGKHRERCA
- a CDS encoding Molybdopterin-guanine dinucleotide biosynthesis protein MobA, with amino-acid sequence MGAILAGGFSRRMGQNKAAMRLVDGCPMIEWVARALERVTPTIVVIGSSSEERCFRPHVQMLSDLRPGLGPLAGIEALLVSNLADAYLVAGCDQPLLSPFLLEVLAHAAGHAYYAEVCVIHCGNSWQPLPSVWRPDALRYVRKALDAGEYRLQRVIADLRPHEIAISPEMFATAISMNCPDDLIAAGLLEC
- a CDS encoding Molybdopterin oxidoreductase membrane subunit, with the protein product MNSLADTVSKRFEPVPPSLPLKPLLWLVWFVSVLVGGYGVYLRLTQGHLPAGYGSYVPWGLWIALYFHGVGMAGGVFVISALGYLLRWRGFAHERSLRLAIVLSVASIIPAFLGVFLDLGRMDRAVRIAAHPNFTSMMAFNAWMYGLYMCVAAVIFFLSYRPQTPWLRPLLCVGMLLSTMFPSQSGAFFGVVDARSYWHNPLLPVLFFTSAVTAGSALLLVVRYIVGGTSCAQNVAALRSLRNITIGGLVLYLFFEFAEISISLWNPMSHAPAVELVLFGSYWWVFWLIHLLAGGVVAFVLLVRRHQILSWAVGALLVAVTFVSARLNVLIPGQVVSELHGLQEAFYHPRLQYLYHPTAMEYYVGLFMVAVGLTIFFVGWRISQLLEATSQPSQSNTR